From Rhodococcus antarcticus, the proteins below share one genomic window:
- a CDS encoding electron transfer flavoprotein subunit beta/FixA family protein codes for MNIVVLIKQVPDTWSERKLSDGDFTLDRGAADAVLDEINERAVEEALQIKEAGDAEVTVVTMGPERATEAIRKALSMGADKAVHLQDDALAGSCAVQTAKALAKVIGTLGDVDLVIAGNEATDGRTGAIPAMLAEVLGFPQLTQVRKLTVDGTTVTGERETEEGTFGLQATLPAVVSVSEKINEPRYPSFKGIMAAKKKPVTTLTLADAGIDASEVGLANALSSVSAAAPKPARSAGERFVDEGDGGTKIVQYLVAQKII; via the coding sequence ATGAACATCGTCGTTCTGATCAAGCAGGTGCCCGACACCTGGTCCGAGCGGAAGCTCTCCGACGGGGACTTCACCCTGGACCGGGGTGCGGCCGACGCCGTGCTGGACGAGATCAACGAGCGCGCCGTCGAGGAGGCGCTCCAGATCAAGGAGGCCGGCGACGCCGAGGTCACCGTGGTCACCATGGGCCCCGAGCGCGCCACCGAGGCCATCCGCAAGGCGCTGAGCATGGGCGCCGACAAGGCCGTGCACCTGCAGGACGACGCCCTCGCGGGCTCGTGCGCCGTGCAGACCGCCAAGGCCCTGGCCAAGGTCATCGGCACCCTCGGTGACGTCGACCTGGTCATCGCGGGCAACGAGGCCACCGACGGACGCACCGGCGCGATCCCGGCGATGCTCGCCGAGGTCCTCGGCTTCCCGCAGCTCACCCAGGTCCGCAAGCTCACCGTCGACGGCACCACCGTCACCGGCGAGCGGGAGACCGAGGAGGGCACCTTCGGGCTGCAGGCCACCCTGCCCGCCGTGGTCAGCGTCTCGGAGAAGATCAACGAGCCGCGCTACCCCTCGTTCAAGGGAATCATGGCCGCCAAGAAGAAGCCGGTCACCACCCTCACGCTGGCCGACGCCGGCATCGACGCCTCCGAGGTCGGCCTGGCCAACGCGCTGAGCTCGGTCTCCGCGGCCGCCCCGAAGCCTGCGCGCAGCGCGGGTGAGCGGTTCGTCGACGAGGGTGACGGTGGCACCAAGATCGTGCAGTACCTCGTCGCCCAGAAGATCATCTGA
- a CDS encoding electron transfer flavoprotein subunit alpha/FixB family protein, translating to MTEVLILVEHAEGALKKVTAELITAARALGEPSAVVVGAPGTAAGLAEGLAAAGAAKVYVAESAEVEKFLVTPQVDVLAALVAQASPAAVLVAASVEGKEIAGRLAVRLGSGLLTDVVDVAADGSATHSVFGGAYSVTAKVTTGTPVISVRPGAVEADPQAGAGTQETVEVPAQDAARGTTVTSRDPLVGGDRPELTEATVVVSGGRGVGSAENFHVVETLADSLGAAVGASRAAVDSGYYPGQFQVGQTGKTVSPQLYLALGISGAIQHRAGMQTSKTIVAVNKDDEAPIFEIADYGIVGDLFKVAPQLAEEVAKRKG from the coding sequence ATGACTGAGGTCCTGATCCTGGTCGAGCACGCCGAGGGCGCGCTCAAGAAGGTCACCGCCGAGCTCATCACGGCCGCTCGCGCGCTGGGTGAGCCGTCCGCCGTCGTCGTCGGTGCCCCGGGCACCGCGGCCGGCCTCGCCGAGGGCCTCGCGGCCGCCGGCGCCGCCAAGGTGTACGTCGCGGAGTCCGCGGAGGTCGAGAAGTTCCTCGTCACCCCGCAGGTCGACGTCCTCGCCGCGCTCGTGGCGCAGGCCTCCCCGGCCGCGGTGCTCGTCGCCGCGTCGGTGGAGGGCAAGGAGATCGCCGGACGGCTCGCCGTGCGGCTGGGTTCCGGCCTGCTCACCGACGTGGTGGACGTGGCCGCCGACGGCTCCGCCACCCACTCGGTGTTCGGTGGCGCCTACTCCGTGACCGCCAAGGTCACCACCGGCACTCCGGTCATCTCGGTGCGCCCCGGTGCCGTCGAGGCCGACCCGCAGGCCGGTGCGGGCACCCAGGAGACCGTGGAGGTGCCCGCCCAGGACGCCGCCCGTGGCACCACGGTGACCAGTCGCGACCCGCTGGTGGGTGGCGACCGTCCCGAGCTCACCGAGGCCACGGTCGTGGTCTCCGGTGGACGCGGCGTCGGTTCGGCCGAGAACTTCCACGTCGTCGAGACCCTGGCGGACTCGCTCGGTGCCGCCGTGGGGGCCTCGCGCGCCGCGGTGGACTCGGGCTACTACCCGGGCCAGTTCCAGGTGGGCCAGACCGGCAAGACGGTCTCCCCACAGCTGTACCTGGCCCTGGGCATCTCCGGCGCCATCCAGCACCGTGCCGGCATGCAGACCTCGAAGACGATCGTCGCCGTGAACAAGGACGACGAGGCCCCGATCTTCGAGATCGCCGACTACGGCATCGTGGGTGACCTGTTCAAGGTGGCCCCGCAGCTGGCCGAGGAAGTGGCCAAGCGCAAGGGCTGA
- a CDS encoding cysteine desulfurase family protein yields the protein MATPASASPPAGGAVAPDPGTPAYLDHAATTPVLPAAVAAMTAAMAVTGNASSLHGSGRAARRRVEESRETIAQALGARPSEVVFTAGGTESDNLAVKGIYWARRAADPRHRRVVASAVEHHAVLDPVQWLVEHEDAEVTWLPVDPLGRVHPDVLRAELERHGDETALVTVMWANNEVGTVNPVRELAAVARSFGVPFHTDAVQAVGQVPVDFAASGADALTITAHKIGGPFGAGALLLGRDVPCVPLLHGGGHERDVRSGSPDTAALAGFAVATRTAVDAQPERAAHLAELRDALVAGVLDAVPDAVLNGDADPAGRLPGNAHLTFPGCEGDSLLMLLDARGVECSTGSACTSGVARPSHVLVAMGADPRAARGSLRFSLGHTSTRADVDRVVAAIAPVVERARAAGFASAGRG from the coding sequence ATGGCCACCCCCGCGAGCGCGTCGCCCCCCGCTGGCGGTGCCGTGGCCCCGGACCCCGGCACCCCGGCCTACCTCGACCACGCCGCGACCACCCCGGTGCTGCCCGCCGCCGTGGCCGCGATGACGGCGGCCATGGCCGTGACGGGCAACGCGTCCTCGCTGCACGGCTCGGGTCGCGCCGCCCGCCGCCGCGTCGAGGAGTCCCGGGAGACCATCGCCCAGGCCCTGGGCGCGCGACCGTCGGAGGTCGTGTTCACCGCCGGCGGCACCGAGAGCGACAACCTGGCCGTCAAGGGCATCTACTGGGCGCGGCGGGCCGCGGACCCGCGCCACCGTCGGGTGGTGGCCAGCGCCGTCGAGCACCACGCGGTTCTGGACCCGGTGCAGTGGCTCGTCGAGCACGAGGACGCCGAGGTCACCTGGCTGCCCGTGGATCCGCTCGGCCGCGTGCACCCGGACGTCCTGCGCGCCGAGCTGGAGCGCCACGGGGACGAGACCGCGCTGGTGACGGTGATGTGGGCGAACAACGAGGTGGGCACGGTGAACCCGGTGCGGGAGCTCGCCGCGGTGGCCCGCTCGTTCGGGGTGCCGTTCCACACCGACGCCGTGCAGGCCGTGGGCCAGGTGCCGGTGGACTTCGCGGCGAGCGGGGCGGACGCCCTCACGATCACCGCCCACAAGATCGGCGGGCCGTTCGGAGCCGGGGCGCTGCTGCTCGGCCGGGACGTGCCCTGCGTCCCGCTGCTGCACGGTGGCGGCCACGAGCGCGACGTCCGCTCCGGCAGCCCCGACACCGCTGCGCTGGCCGGGTTCGCGGTGGCCACCCGGACGGCGGTGGACGCCCAGCCCGAGCGCGCCGCCCACCTGGCCGAGCTCCGCGACGCGCTCGTCGCCGGCGTTCTCGACGCGGTGCCCGACGCTGTGCTCAACGGTGACGCCGACCCCGCCGGACGGCTGCCCGGCAACGCGCACCTCACCTTCCCCGGGTGCGAGGGCGACTCGCTGCTCATGCTCCTCGACGCCCGCGGTGTGGAGTGCTCCACGGGTTCGGCGTGCACCTCGGGCGTCGCCCGGCCCAGCCACGTGCTGGTGGCGATGGGGGCCGATCCGCGCGCGGCGCGGGGCTCGCTGCGCTTCTCCCTCGGCCACACCTCCACGCGCGCGGACGTCGACCGCGTGGTCGCGGCCATCGCGCCGGTGGTGGAGCGGGCCCGGGCGGCAGGGTTCGCCTCGGCGGGTCGGGGCTGA
- the mnmA gene encoding tRNA 2-thiouridine(34) synthase MnmA, producing MRVLAAMSGGVDSAVAAARVVAAGHDVTGVHLALAAVPGTLRTGSRGCCSKEDAGDARRAADVLGIPFYVWDFAERFREDVVDDFVDAYARGETPNPCLRCNEKIKFAALADKAAALGFDAVATGHYARLADGVLRRAVDPDKDQSYVLGVLSAAQLARAMFPLGDTAKPAVRAEAARRGLAVAAKPDSHDICFIPSGDTQAFLGARIGVRPGAVVDADTGAVLGGHSGVHGFTVGQRKGLGVVGPAPDGRPRYVTSLDATTGTVTVGGAQHLDVHGLQTSVAVWTSGSAAREPFACTVQVRAHGGLARAVVRPGPTGLGVELGAPLRGVAPGQTVVLYRPDVDGDVVLGSATITSTSGVRPAVGAGSRTAQL from the coding sequence GTGCGCGTGCTGGCCGCGATGAGCGGTGGGGTGGACTCGGCGGTGGCGGCGGCGCGGGTGGTGGCGGCCGGTCACGACGTGACGGGCGTGCACCTGGCGCTGGCGGCGGTGCCCGGGACCCTGCGCACGGGCAGCCGTGGCTGCTGCTCCAAGGAGGATGCCGGGGACGCCCGCCGGGCGGCGGACGTGCTGGGCATCCCGTTCTACGTGTGGGACTTCGCGGAGCGCTTCCGCGAGGACGTGGTGGACGACTTCGTGGACGCCTACGCCCGGGGCGAGACCCCCAACCCCTGCCTGCGCTGCAACGAGAAGATCAAGTTCGCGGCCCTGGCCGACAAGGCGGCCGCGCTCGGGTTCGATGCCGTGGCCACCGGGCACTACGCACGACTCGCCGACGGGGTGCTCCGTCGTGCGGTGGACCCGGACAAGGACCAGTCCTACGTGCTCGGCGTGCTGAGCGCCGCCCAGCTCGCCCGGGCGATGTTCCCGCTCGGGGACACCGCCAAGCCGGCGGTGCGGGCCGAGGCGGCGCGGCGCGGGCTCGCGGTGGCCGCGAAGCCGGACAGCCACGACATCTGCTTCATCCCCTCCGGCGACACCCAGGCCTTCCTCGGGGCCCGCATCGGGGTGCGGCCCGGCGCGGTGGTCGACGCGGACACCGGGGCGGTGCTGGGCGGGCACTCCGGGGTGCACGGGTTCACCGTCGGCCAGCGCAAGGGCCTCGGGGTGGTGGGGCCGGCCCCGGACGGGCGGCCGCGCTACGTCACCTCGCTGGACGCGACCACGGGCACCGTCACCGTGGGAGGCGCGCAGCACCTGGACGTGCACGGCCTCCAGACGTCGGTCGCCGTGTGGACCTCGGGGTCCGCGGCCCGTGAACCGTTCGCGTGCACGGTGCAGGTGCGCGCCCACGGTGGCCTGGCGCGCGCGGTCGTGCGCCCGGGACCCACCGGGCTGGGGGTGGAGCTGGGCGCGCCGCTGCGGGGGGTCGCCCCTGGTCAGACCGTGGTGCTGTACCGCCCGGACGTCGACGGGGACGTGGTGCTGGGCAGCGCCACGATCACGTCGACGTCCGGGGTGCGACCGGCGGTGGGCGCGGGGTCCCGGACCGCTCAGCTGTAG
- a CDS encoding putative quinol monooxygenase yields the protein MIIVIAEAHFTAEAADGVVALLASTAAASRGDKGCIDYRFTRDTEDPTLFFSVEKWESKADLDAHMAAPHTQALLGSLEGKVAAAPVITVHEVSASNPYS from the coding sequence GTGATCATCGTCATCGCCGAGGCCCACTTCACCGCGGAGGCCGCCGACGGCGTCGTCGCCCTGCTCGCGTCGACCGCCGCCGCCTCCCGGGGCGACAAGGGCTGCATCGACTACCGGTTCACCCGGGACACCGAGGACCCGACCCTGTTCTTCTCGGTAGAGAAGTGGGAGTCCAAGGCCGACCTCGACGCGCACATGGCGGCGCCGCACACCCAGGCGCTGCTCGGCTCGCTCGAGGGCAAGGTCGCCGCGGCCCCGGTCATCACCGTGCACGAGGTGAGCGCGAGCAACCCCTACAGCTGA
- a CDS encoding methionine synthase: MTTPPLSSLRDLPPGTATAIGSWPGTDPVEAGRVVLGELAVLPHLVELPGRGVGADVIGRTAALLVDLAVEVVASGYRVVPRPGRDARRAHDLLRHDLDALEEAVERSGATPAAVKVQLAGPWTLAASVELRTGNRVLTDPGAVTEFAASLAEGVRVHAAEVARRLGVGVVVQLDEPSLPGVLAGSLPTVSGLTTIAAVPAPDAEAALRIVLEAAPGATVVHCCAADVPFGVLHRAGAGAVAVDVSRLRTGDLDGVGELLQEGAGVLLGLVPSTDPGRPPTLHELAEPALRLVDRLGFSREVLATQVLVTPQCGLAGASPVWARRALALATELGRAFAEPPASW, encoded by the coding sequence GTGACCACCCCCCCGCTGTCGTCGCTGCGTGATCTGCCCCCGGGCACGGCCACCGCCATCGGCTCGTGGCCGGGGACCGACCCGGTGGAGGCCGGCCGGGTGGTGCTCGGCGAGCTGGCGGTGCTGCCGCACCTGGTGGAGCTGCCGGGGCGCGGCGTGGGGGCCGACGTGATCGGCCGGACCGCCGCCCTGCTGGTCGACCTGGCCGTCGAGGTGGTGGCGTCGGGCTACCGCGTGGTGCCGCGACCCGGGCGGGACGCCCGCCGCGCCCACGACCTGCTGCGCCACGACCTGGACGCGCTCGAGGAGGCGGTCGAGCGCTCGGGCGCCACCCCGGCCGCGGTGAAGGTGCAGCTGGCCGGGCCGTGGACGCTGGCGGCCTCGGTGGAGCTGCGCACGGGCAACCGGGTGCTCACCGACCCCGGCGCGGTCACCGAGTTCGCCGCCTCCCTCGCCGAGGGGGTGCGGGTGCACGCGGCGGAGGTGGCTCGGCGGCTCGGCGTCGGGGTGGTGGTGCAGCTGGACGAGCCGTCCCTGCCCGGCGTGCTCGCGGGTTCGCTGCCGACGGTCTCCGGGCTCACGACCATCGCCGCGGTCCCCGCCCCGGACGCGGAGGCCGCCCTGCGCATCGTGCTCGAGGCCGCCCCGGGCGCCACGGTGGTGCACTGCTGCGCCGCGGACGTGCCGTTCGGGGTGCTGCACCGCGCCGGTGCAGGCGCCGTCGCGGTGGACGTCTCACGGTTGCGGACCGGTGACCTGGACGGGGTGGGCGAGCTGCTGCAGGAGGGCGCGGGGGTGCTGCTGGGCCTGGTGCCGAGCACCGATCCCGGCCGACCGCCCACGCTGCACGAGCTCGCCGAGCCCGCCCTGCGACTGGTGGACCGCCTCGGGTTCTCCCGGGAGGTGCTCGCCACCCAGGTGCTCGTCACCCCGCAGTGCGGCCTGGCCGGGGCGAGCCCGGTGTGGGCGCGTCGGGCGCTGGCGCTGGCCACCGAGCTGGGCCGGGCGTTCGCGGAGCCCCCAGCGAGCTGGTGA
- a CDS encoding SRPBCC family protein — MSEHRHRESVVVCRSPEAVYAMVSDVTRTGEWSPICTGCWWDEGAGPTVGSSFTGRNEIPGRTWETRSTVTVAEPGQEFAFEVGESFVRWAYSLAAVDGGTELTESWEFLPAGLAMFRAKFGEAAEGEIADRTAAAHRSIPLTLASIKRIAEAA; from the coding sequence ATGAGCGAGCACCGGCACCGCGAGTCCGTCGTCGTCTGCCGTTCCCCGGAGGCGGTGTACGCGATGGTCTCCGACGTCACCCGCACGGGCGAGTGGAGCCCCATCTGCACCGGGTGCTGGTGGGACGAGGGCGCCGGACCCACGGTCGGTTCGTCGTTCACCGGCCGCAACGAGATCCCCGGGCGCACCTGGGAGACCCGCTCGACGGTGACCGTCGCCGAGCCGGGTCAGGAGTTCGCGTTCGAGGTCGGGGAGTCCTTCGTCCGGTGGGCCTACTCCCTGGCGGCGGTGGACGGTGGCACCGAGCTCACCGAGTCGTGGGAGTTCCTGCCCGCCGGGCTCGCGATGTTCCGGGCGAAGTTCGGCGAGGCCGCCGAGGGGGAGATCGCCGACCGCACCGCGGCCGCGCACCGCAGCATCCCGCTCACCCTCGCCTCCATCAAGCGCATCGCCGAGGCCGCCTGA
- the ligA gene encoding NAD-dependent DNA ligase LigA produces MSEESTGTVGGALRGQWAELAEEVRGHQFRYYVRDAPVLSDGQFDELLGRLAALEQAHPELRTADSPTQLVGGGFETGFAAVDHLERMLSLDNAFDADELRAWAGRVVADVGHEVDYVCELKIDGVALNLVYENGKLVRAATRGDGRTGEDVTLNARTIEDIPETLTGSGAFPVPELLEVRGEVFFRLADFAALNASLVAEGKAPFANPRNSSAGSLRQKNPAVTARRRLGMICHGLGRRTGFDPDSQAHAYEALAAWGLPISPQTRQVRGIDAVLEQVAYWGEHRHEPVHEIDGLVVKVDEVALQRRLGSTSRAPRWAIAYKYPPEEATTTLLDIQVNVGRTGRVTPFAFMEPVLVAGSTVSLATLHNAQEVVRKGVLIGDLVTIRKAGDVIPEVLGPVVDAREGRELRAFVMPTECPECGTTLAPAKEGDADLRCPNSRSCPAQLRERVFHVAGRGAFDIEALGYKSATALLAAGVISDEGDIFALTENDLLATDLFRTKAGVLSANGASLLRNLEAAKDQALWRVLVGLSIRHVGPTAARALAGEFASLERIATAPEEELAAVDGVGPTIAQAVVEWFAVDWHRDLVAKWRSAGVRMVDERDASVPRFLEGLSIVVTGSLSTLSRDEAKEAILERGGKAAGSVSKKTAFVVVGDAPGSKYDKAVQLGVPILDAAGLTVLLAEGPDAARAVAQVPPEPEPEAAGPAVGEEESP; encoded by the coding sequence GTGAGCGAGGAGAGCACGGGCACGGTCGGTGGCGCGCTGCGAGGGCAGTGGGCGGAGCTCGCCGAGGAGGTCCGCGGGCACCAGTTCCGCTACTACGTGCGCGACGCCCCGGTGCTGTCCGACGGCCAGTTCGACGAGCTGCTCGGCCGGCTCGCCGCGCTCGAGCAGGCCCACCCCGAGCTGCGCACCGCCGACTCACCCACCCAGCTCGTGGGGGGCGGGTTCGAGACCGGCTTCGCCGCCGTCGACCACCTCGAGCGGATGCTGAGCCTGGACAACGCCTTCGACGCCGACGAGCTCCGCGCGTGGGCCGGCCGGGTGGTGGCCGACGTCGGTCACGAGGTGGACTACGTGTGCGAGCTCAAGATCGACGGCGTCGCGCTGAACCTCGTGTACGAGAACGGGAAGCTCGTCCGGGCGGCCACCCGCGGCGACGGCCGGACCGGGGAGGACGTCACCCTCAACGCCCGCACCATCGAGGACATCCCCGAGACCCTCACCGGCAGCGGCGCGTTCCCGGTGCCCGAGCTGCTGGAGGTGCGCGGCGAGGTGTTCTTCCGGCTGGCGGACTTCGCGGCGCTGAACGCCTCGCTGGTCGCCGAGGGCAAGGCCCCCTTCGCGAACCCGCGCAACTCCTCGGCCGGCTCGCTGCGGCAGAAGAACCCCGCCGTCACCGCGCGCCGCCGGCTGGGGATGATCTGCCACGGCCTCGGCAGGCGCACCGGGTTCGACCCGGACTCCCAGGCCCACGCCTACGAGGCGCTGGCCGCGTGGGGGCTGCCGATCTCCCCGCAGACCCGGCAGGTGCGCGGGATCGACGCCGTGCTGGAGCAGGTCGCGTACTGGGGCGAGCACCGCCACGAGCCCGTGCACGAGATCGACGGGCTCGTGGTCAAGGTCGACGAGGTGGCCCTGCAGCGCCGCCTGGGCTCCACCTCCCGGGCGCCGCGGTGGGCGATCGCCTACAAGTACCCGCCGGAGGAGGCCACCACCACGCTGCTGGACATCCAGGTCAACGTCGGGCGCACCGGGCGGGTCACCCCCTTCGCGTTCATGGAGCCGGTGCTCGTGGCTGGGTCCACGGTCAGCCTGGCCACCCTGCACAACGCGCAGGAGGTGGTCCGCAAGGGCGTGCTCATCGGGGACCTCGTCACCATCCGCAAGGCCGGTGACGTCATCCCGGAGGTGCTCGGCCCGGTGGTCGACGCGCGGGAGGGCCGCGAGCTCCGCGCGTTCGTCATGCCGACGGAGTGCCCCGAGTGCGGGACGACGCTGGCCCCGGCCAAGGAGGGCGACGCGGACCTGCGCTGCCCGAACTCCCGCTCCTGCCCGGCGCAGCTGCGCGAGCGCGTGTTCCACGTCGCCGGTCGCGGGGCCTTCGACATCGAGGCGCTGGGCTACAAGTCCGCCACCGCACTGCTGGCCGCCGGGGTCATCTCCGACGAGGGCGACATCTTCGCGCTGACCGAGAACGACCTGCTCGCCACCGACCTGTTCCGCACCAAGGCAGGGGTGCTGTCGGCCAACGGCGCCAGCCTGCTGCGCAACCTCGAGGCGGCCAAGGACCAGGCGCTGTGGCGGGTGCTGGTGGGTCTGAGCATCCGCCACGTCGGCCCCACCGCGGCCCGTGCGCTGGCCGGCGAGTTCGCCTCGCTGGAGCGCATCGCGACCGCGCCCGAGGAGGAGCTCGCGGCCGTGGACGGGGTGGGGCCCACCATCGCGCAGGCCGTCGTCGAGTGGTTCGCCGTGGACTGGCACCGTGACCTCGTCGCCAAGTGGCGGTCGGCGGGGGTGCGGATGGTCGACGAGCGCGACGCGTCGGTGCCGCGGTTCCTCGAGGGTCTCTCGATCGTCGTCACCGGTTCCCTGAGCACCCTGAGCCGGGACGAGGCCAAGGAGGCGATCCTCGAGCGCGGGGGCAAGGCGGCCGGGTCGGTGTCGAAGAAGACGGCGTTCGTGGTCGTGGGCGACGCGCCGGGCTCGAAGTACGACAAGGCGGTGCAGCTGGGGGTGCCGATCCTCGATGCCGCGGGGCTCACCGTGCTGCTCGCGGAGGGTCCGGACGCGGCTCGTGCCGTGGCGCAGGTGCCGCCCGAGCCCGAGCCCGAGGCGGCCGGACCGGCCGTCGGCGAGGAGGAGTCCCCGTGA
- a CDS encoding GNAT family N-acetyltransferase, with product MIEVRAPRPEELAEVGAITVAAYTADGHLHGEEDYANQLRDAHRRAELAELLVGVLDGVVVGTVTVGAAGTPYAEVAGPGELEFRMLAVSTSGRGHGVGERLVRAVLARAADAGCTAVVISTMDTMAAAHRLYARLGFTPVPERDWEPVPGTPLRVLRRPVG from the coding sequence GTGATCGAGGTGCGGGCCCCGCGGCCCGAGGAGCTCGCCGAGGTCGGGGCCATCACGGTGGCCGCCTACACCGCGGACGGCCACCTGCACGGCGAGGAGGACTACGCGAACCAGCTCCGTGACGCCCACCGCCGTGCCGAGCTCGCCGAGCTGCTCGTGGGAGTGCTCGACGGCGTGGTGGTGGGGACGGTGACCGTGGGGGCCGCCGGGACGCCGTACGCGGAGGTGGCAGGCCCGGGGGAGCTCGAGTTCCGCATGCTCGCCGTCTCCACCTCCGGCCGCGGGCACGGGGTGGGGGAGAGGCTGGTCCGCGCCGTGCTGGCGCGGGCGGCCGACGCGGGGTGCACCGCAGTGGTCATCTCGACCATGGACACCATGGCGGCCGCGCACCGGCTCTACGCCCGGCTCGGGTTCACCCCGGTGCCCGAGCGGGACTGGGAGCCGGTGCCCGGCACCCCCCTGCGCGTGCTCCGCCGCCCGGTCGGCTGA
- a CDS encoding ACT domain-containing protein: MSFLLRARVPDRPGSLGALATALGSVGADILSVDVVERGEGFAVDDLVVDIPRGSLPDALITAAELLDGVRVDSVRPYTGVLDTHGELELIDHVAATIGDRLQVLVDGIPRVLRVGWATVMHSGTDGPYRVVGSPASPETRVVPVPWFPLLAPTALDATAGWVPEVWREMDTTLAVAPLGSGEQVLLIGRPGGPEFRPSEVARLGHMAGIVATVLR; this comes from the coding sequence ATGTCGTTCCTGCTGCGCGCGCGCGTGCCCGACAGGCCCGGGAGCCTGGGTGCCCTGGCCACGGCGCTCGGGTCGGTGGGCGCCGACATCCTCTCCGTGGACGTGGTCGAGCGCGGGGAGGGCTTCGCGGTCGACGACCTCGTGGTGGACATCCCCCGGGGGTCCCTGCCGGACGCGCTCATCACCGCCGCCGAGCTGCTCGACGGCGTCCGGGTGGACTCCGTGCGCCCCTACACCGGGGTGCTGGACACCCACGGCGAGCTCGAGCTCATCGACCACGTCGCCGCGACCATCGGGGACCGCCTGCAGGTCCTGGTCGACGGCATCCCCCGCGTGCTGCGGGTCGGCTGGGCGACGGTGATGCACAGCGGCACGGACGGTCCCTACCGGGTGGTGGGCAGTCCCGCCTCGCCCGAGACCCGCGTCGTCCCGGTCCCGTGGTTCCCGCTGCTGGCGCCCACCGCGCTCGACGCCACGGCCGGCTGGGTGCCGGAGGTCTGGCGCGAGATGGACACCACCCTGGCCGTGGCACCGCTGGGCAGCGGGGAGCAGGTGCTCCTGATCGGTCGGCCGGGCGGCCCGGAGTTCCGCCCCTCCGAGGTGGCCCGGCTCGGTCACATGGCCGGGATCGTGGCGACCGTCCTGCGCTGA
- the gatC gene encoding Asp-tRNA(Asn)/Glu-tRNA(Gln) amidotransferase subunit GatC, with amino-acid sequence MPAITRDEVAHLARLARLAVTETELDAFAGQLDAILTHVAAVSEVAADDVPPTSHPVDLTNVVRPDVVVPGLSQAQALSGAPAAEDGRFRVPQILGDGQ; translated from the coding sequence GTGCCTGCCATCACCCGTGACGAGGTCGCGCACCTCGCCCGGCTCGCCCGCCTCGCGGTCACCGAGACCGAGCTCGACGCCTTCGCCGGGCAGCTCGACGCGATCCTCACCCACGTCGCCGCGGTGTCGGAGGTGGCGGCCGACGACGTGCCGCCGACCAGCCACCCGGTGGACCTGACCAACGTGGTCCGCCCGGACGTGGTGGTCCCGGGGCTGAGCCAGGCGCAGGCGCTCTCCGGGGCACCGGCCGCCGAGGACGGCCGCTTCCGCGTGCCGCAGATCCTGGGGGACGGGCAGTGA